The Kwoniella dendrophila CBS 6074 chromosome 1, complete sequence genome contains a region encoding:
- a CDS encoding threonine-tRNA ligase, producing MSAAAHPVQSTSEPAKPAEALVDATAAPAQAAQPNKKLGGDGAKPNKKEKKDKKGGGGGGPLELNPAPEFFAERIEIYNKYKAEYEEFVAKQERVEITVTLPDGKKIEGKAWETTPLEVARGISPGLADKVIIAKVNNQELWDLTRPLESSCDLKLLDFDSPDNNYEARQVFWHSSAHVLGEACERRFDGCCLGYGPPLEEGGFFYDMSLANDRTISQEDYKGIEDVCKLTVKEKQPFERLELPKETLLEMFKYNKYKQHYINDKVPDGTRTTVYKCGPLIDLCLGPHVPHTGRIKSLAVTKNSSSYFLGDAKNDTFQRVYGMSFPDNDRMKEYKKYLEEAAKRDHRKIGKEQELFIFNDVSPGSAFFLPHGMRIYNTLMNFIKAEYFKRGFSEVGSPNIFNAKLWQTSGHWQNYSEDMFQLKSEEEQFALKPMNCPGHCVIFDSRERSYKELPLRFAEFGVLHRNEASGALSGLTRVRRFVQDDAHIFCTPDQVESELYGAFDFLDAVYKPFGFSYKVGLSTRNPKKWMGDLAVWDKSEATLREVLEKRVPGNWHVNEEDAAFYGPKLDFQLTDALKRNWQCGTIQLDFNLPERFNLKYHSAEQAKDDAPGSQFSRPVMIHRAILGSLERFIAIITESSAGKWPFWLSPRQVVVIPVAKPYVEYAQQVTKRFSEAGLYAEADLTDNTLNKKIRNAQTAQWNFIMVVGQDEMDSQSVNIRNRDDEVQGREETVKLDQAVEKLIALKETKAAISKL from the exons ATGTCCGCTGCCGCTCATCCCGTTCAATCTACATCAGAACCTGCTAAACCTGCAGAAGCTTTGGTAGACGCCACTGCTGCTCCTGCTCAAGCCGCTCAGCCCAATAAGaaattaggtggtgatggtgctaaaccaaataaaaaggagaagaaagacaagaaaggtggtggaggtggtggaccaTTAGAACTTAATCCTGCACCCGAATTCTTTGCTGAAAGAATCGAAATTTACAATAAATACAAAGCCgaatatgaagaatttgTAGCTA AACAAGAACGTGTGGAAATCACAGTTACATTACCTGATGGTAAAAAAATTGAAGGAAAAGCATGGGAAACTACACCTTTAGAAGTTGCAAGAGGAATTTCACCTGGATTAGCAGATAAAGTTATAATTGCTAAAGTgaataatcaagaattatGGGATTTAACTAGACCTTTAGAATCTTCATGTGATTTGAAATTATTAGATTTCGATTCACCAGACAATAATTATGAAGCAAGACAAGTATTTTGGCATTCATCTGCAcatgttttaggtgaagcttgtgaaagaagatttgatgGTTGTTGTTTAGGTTATGGTCcacctttagaagaaggtggtttctTTTATGATATGTCTTTAGCAAATGATAGAACAATTagtcaagaagattataAAGGTATAGAAGATGTTTGTAAATTAACTGTCAAAGAAAAACAACCTTTTGAAAGATtagaattaccaaaagaaaCTTTATTAGAGATgttcaaa TACAACAAATACAAGCAACATTATATTAACGATAAAGTACCTGATGGAACAAGGACTACCGTATATAAATGTGGTCCATTGATCGATTTATGTCTTGGTCCTCACGTTCCTCATACCGGTAGAATCAAGTCTCTTGCTGTCACTAAA AACTCTTCATCTTATTTCCTCGGTGACGCTAAAAACGATACCTTCCAACGAGTATATGGAATGTCATTTCCTGACAACGATCGAATGAAAGAGTACAAGAAATatcttgaagaagctgctaaacGAGATCACCGAAAGATCGGTAAAGAACAAGaacttttcatcttcaacgatGTCAGTCCCGGTAGTGCTTTCTTCTTACCTCACGGTATGAGAATCTACAATACTCTCATGAACTTCATCAAG GCTGAATACTTCAAAAGAGGTTTCTCCGAAG TTGGCTCACCAAACATCTTCAACGCAAAATTATGGCAAACTTCAGGACATTGGCAAAACTATTCCGAAGATATGTTCCAGTTAAAgagtgaagaagaacaatttGCATTAAAACCAATGAACTGTCCTGGACATTGTGTAATCTTCGATTCTAGAGAAAGATCCTATAAGGAATTACCATTAAGGTTCGCTGAATTTGGTGTTTTACATCGAAATGAAGCTAGTGGTGCTTTATCTGGTTTGACTAGAGTAAGAAGATTCGTACAAGATGATG CACACATTTTCTGTACACCTGATCAAGTAGAATCTGAATTATATGGAGCATTTGATTTCCTTGATGCTGTTTACAAACCATTTGGATTCTCTTATAAAGTTGGTTTGTCAACTAGAAATCCAAAGAAATGGATGGGTGATCTTGCTGTTTGGGATAAATCTGAAGCTACTTTAAGAGAAGTTTTAGAAAAGAGAGTTCCAGGAAATTGGCACgttaatgaagaagatgctgcTTTCTACGGTCCAAAA CTTGATTTCCAACTCACCGATGCATTAAAGAGAAACTGGCAATGTGGTACTATTCAA CTTGATTTCAACCTTCCTGAACGATTCAACCTCAAATACCATtctgctgaacaagctaaagatgatgctCCAGGATCTCAATTCTCTAGACCTGTTATGATCCACAGAGCTATCTTAGGTTCATTAGAACGATTCATTGCTATCATCACCGAATCATCAGCTGGCAAATG GCCATTCTGGTTATCTCCTAGACAAGTTGTCGTTATTCCAGTTGCTAAACCATACGTTGAATATGCTCAACAAGTTACAAAACGATTCTCTGAAGCTGGTTTatatgctgaagctgatttgacTGATAATAC